The following proteins are co-located in the Rhodococcus opacus B4 genome:
- a CDS encoding ABC transporter substrate-binding protein, translated as MPTEHDLSAVRGFIRIRRERSAAVTFVALLLGVWLLAACGSATGERDSGAAPGDTYTVEHVYGTTEVPRDYERVVSVGYTDDQTMLAVGVKPVGMVDQYPAGGSPDRNISWPWVEDLWAGTVPEVVMTNGESLNFEKVAALQPDLIVGVYSDITEGDYQRLSAIAPTVAWAPDVADPFVAPWQDTARQIAKALGKEDEAEAAITEITDGMAQAVADHPEFGGRRAVAFSWYDASLAPFASTDVRGKLLTDLGYRPVAEIDQAAGDKF; from the coding sequence GTGCCCACTGAACATGACCTCTCGGCAGTCCGTGGTTTCATCCGCATTCGGCGTGAGCGGTCTGCAGCCGTCACCTTCGTCGCCCTGCTCCTCGGAGTGTGGCTGCTGGCCGCCTGCGGATCGGCGACCGGCGAACGCGACTCCGGCGCTGCCCCCGGCGACACTTACACCGTCGAGCACGTCTACGGCACCACCGAGGTCCCCCGAGACTACGAACGGGTCGTCTCGGTCGGCTACACCGACGATCAGACGATGCTTGCGGTCGGCGTCAAGCCCGTGGGCATGGTCGACCAGTATCCGGCCGGTGGCAGCCCGGACCGCAACATCTCCTGGCCGTGGGTCGAAGACCTGTGGGCGGGAACGGTGCCCGAGGTGGTCATGACCAACGGCGAATCGTTGAACTTCGAGAAAGTCGCTGCGCTGCAGCCGGATCTGATCGTCGGTGTGTACTCCGACATCACCGAAGGCGACTACCAGCGGCTGAGCGCGATCGCCCCCACCGTCGCGTGGGCGCCGGATGTCGCCGACCCTTTCGTGGCCCCCTGGCAGGACACCGCCCGCCAGATCGCGAAGGCCCTCGGCAAGGAAGACGAAGCCGAGGCGGCGATCACCGAGATCACCGATGGCATGGCCCAGGCCGTGGCCGATCATCCCGAGTTCGGGGGCCGGCGAGCTGTCGCGTTCAGTTGGTACGACGCTTCCCTCGCCCCGTTCGCGTCGACCGACGTGCGCGGGAAGCTGCTCACCGACCTCGGCTACCGGCCGGTTGCCGAAATCGACCAGGCGGCCGGCGACAAGTTCTAG
- a CDS encoding DUF418 domain-containing protein: MTSQLSSSHRYAALDVMRGAAILGTLATNIWIFTNVEGLVGYVNGTGKATGGWAPVQVVLQQFAQGKFLGLLTVMFGIGLVIQQRSAERRGQRWPGGYPWRAALLMLDGALHFLLFTEFDVLTGYALTGLIVAFILTAGIRAQRTWIVCAVAVHAAMLALLVAALYSAPAREPQPLSPNPYADGSFWDLIVFRADNVLLFRLEVLFILPLSIALFLVGARLYGARVLDPDRGVLRRRLMVAGLAIALPLDLALGLFGGDAGLILGRYGTAPIVALGLLAAIAHRYADGRAPGAPGRALSGVGRAALSCYVLQNILCSIVCYGWGFGLAARLDGTTVVPATIALFGAVSATLIVVSRLWLRRFDRGPLEWLTHRAYQRLTRADRDGVTAPAASSIP; encoded by the coding sequence ATGACGTCGCAACTGTCGAGTTCCCACCGCTACGCCGCGCTCGACGTCATGCGCGGTGCAGCCATCTTGGGCACTCTCGCCACCAACATCTGGATCTTCACCAACGTCGAGGGTCTGGTGGGGTACGTCAACGGCACCGGAAAGGCCACCGGCGGATGGGCCCCGGTGCAGGTGGTTCTGCAGCAGTTCGCGCAAGGCAAGTTCCTCGGCCTGCTCACCGTCATGTTCGGCATCGGGCTGGTCATCCAGCAGCGTTCCGCCGAGCGGCGCGGTCAGCGGTGGCCCGGTGGATACCCGTGGCGCGCAGCGCTGCTGATGCTCGACGGCGCACTGCACTTCCTGCTGTTCACCGAGTTCGACGTCCTGACCGGGTACGCGCTCACCGGACTGATCGTCGCCTTCATCCTGACCGCGGGCATCCGCGCGCAACGAACGTGGATCGTGTGCGCGGTGGCCGTTCACGCGGCGATGCTCGCCCTCCTCGTCGCCGCCCTGTACTCGGCGCCGGCACGGGAGCCGCAGCCGCTGTCGCCGAATCCCTATGCGGACGGCAGCTTCTGGGATCTCATCGTCTTCCGCGCCGACAACGTGTTGCTGTTCCGGCTCGAGGTGCTGTTCATCCTGCCGCTGTCGATCGCACTGTTCCTCGTCGGCGCGCGCCTCTACGGTGCGCGCGTCCTCGACCCGGACCGTGGCGTCCTGCGTCGCCGCCTGATGGTCGCGGGCCTGGCGATCGCCCTGCCGCTCGACCTCGCGCTCGGACTGTTCGGTGGAGACGCGGGTCTGATCCTCGGCAGGTACGGGACTGCGCCGATAGTGGCGTTGGGGCTACTCGCAGCGATCGCGCACCGCTACGCCGACGGCCGCGCACCCGGCGCGCCCGGCCGGGCACTCTCGGGCGTCGGCCGCGCCGCGCTCAGTTGCTATGTGCTGCAGAATATTCTGTGTTCGATCGTCTGCTACGGCTGGGGATTCGGCCTGGCGGCCCGATTGGACGGCACCACCGTGGTTCCGGCGACGATCGCGTTGTTCGGTGCCGTCTCCGCGACGCTGATCGTCGTGTCGCGCCTGTGGTTGCGCCGATTCGATCGTGGGCCGCTCGAATGGCTCACGCATCGGGCCTACCAGCGTCTCACCCGGGCGGACCGGGACGGCGTCACCGCGCCAGCAGCGTCGTCCATTCCGTGA
- a CDS encoding precorrin-8X methylmutase: MIEYIRDGAEIYRQSFATIRAEADLSAFPEDVSQAVVRMIHASGQVDLVDDVAFTPGVVKAARAALADGAPILCDAQMVAAGVTRKRLPADNEVICTLRDPRVPVLAEQIGNTRSAAALELWGGKLEGAVVAIGNAPTALFYLLDMIESGAPRPAAIVGGPVGFIGAAESKEALIEHPSGLDYLVVRGRRGGSAITAAALNAIASEVE, from the coding sequence ATGATCGAGTACATCCGAGACGGCGCGGAGATCTACCGCCAGTCCTTCGCCACGATCCGCGCCGAGGCGGATCTCAGTGCCTTTCCCGAGGACGTCTCACAGGCCGTGGTCCGCATGATCCACGCGAGCGGTCAGGTCGATCTCGTGGACGACGTCGCGTTCACCCCCGGCGTCGTGAAGGCCGCCCGCGCGGCGCTGGCGGACGGCGCCCCGATCCTGTGCGACGCGCAGATGGTCGCTGCCGGCGTGACCCGCAAGCGTCTTCCGGCGGACAACGAGGTGATCTGCACCCTGCGTGACCCCCGGGTTCCGGTGCTGGCGGAGCAGATCGGGAACACCCGCTCGGCGGCCGCGCTCGAATTGTGGGGCGGCAAACTGGAGGGCGCCGTCGTCGCGATCGGCAACGCCCCGACCGCCCTGTTCTACCTGCTGGACATGATCGAATCCGGTGCACCCCGGCCTGCCGCGATCGTGGGCGGCCCGGTCGGGTTCATCGGTGCGGCGGAGTCGAAGGAAGCGTTGATCGAGCACCCGAGCGGACTCGACTATCTGGTGGTCCGCGGCCGCCGCGGTGGCAGTGCCATCACGGCTGCGGCGCTGAATGCGATTGCGAGCGAAGTCGAATGA
- a CDS encoding PPOX class F420-dependent oxidoreductase: MGRVTTEFDRVSSAKYVLLTTFRKDGTPVATPLWAAADGDRLLMWTVTDSYKVKRIRRNPEVTVAACDARGKPKGPEVPARAVILDVADTDHTRDVIARKYGILGWLTMKGSLLRRGKTGTIGLAVTADDR; the protein is encoded by the coding sequence ATGGGCCGGGTGACCACAGAATTCGATCGGGTGTCGTCCGCGAAGTATGTCCTGCTCACCACGTTTCGGAAGGACGGCACCCCGGTGGCGACGCCGCTGTGGGCCGCCGCCGACGGTGACCGTCTGCTGATGTGGACGGTCACCGACTCCTACAAGGTCAAACGCATCCGCCGCAATCCGGAGGTGACGGTGGCGGCGTGCGATGCGCGCGGCAAGCCGAAGGGGCCCGAAGTTCCCGCCCGGGCCGTCATCCTCGACGTCGCGGACACCGATCACACGCGGGACGTGATCGCCCGCAAGTACGGCATCCTCGGCTGGCTCACGATGAAAGGCAGCCTCCTGCGGCGCGGGAAGACCGGCACCATCGGTCTCGCCGTCACGGCCGACGATCGGTAG
- a CDS encoding TetR/AcrR family transcriptional regulator, translating to MPKLIDHDRRQQEIAEAVWRVIQREGIGAVSVRDVAAEAGISSGSLRHVFASKAELLAYSMRLVATRVRERAQAHASITDPWQRALAVLDEVLPLDDRRRCEMEVNLALVAESPAHPLLKDIALDAQRQLRGACAAILTGLAKRGLLAPDIDVDTEAMRLHALVDGAAMHVLLGDTDTPETAQRMIAEHLRALA from the coding sequence GTGCCGAAGCTCATCGACCACGACCGAAGGCAGCAGGAGATCGCCGAGGCCGTGTGGCGGGTGATCCAACGCGAGGGCATCGGTGCGGTATCCGTACGCGATGTGGCCGCCGAGGCCGGAATCTCGAGCGGATCGCTTCGACACGTGTTCGCCAGCAAGGCCGAACTCCTCGCCTATTCGATGCGACTCGTCGCGACGCGTGTCCGCGAGCGAGCGCAGGCTCACGCCTCGATCACCGACCCGTGGCAGCGCGCCCTCGCGGTGCTGGACGAGGTCCTCCCGCTCGACGATCGCCGACGCTGCGAGATGGAAGTGAACTTGGCCCTCGTCGCGGAAAGCCCCGCCCATCCCCTACTGAAAGACATCGCCCTCGACGCCCAACGGCAGCTCCGTGGTGCATGCGCCGCGATCCTGACCGGCCTCGCTAAGCGGGGCCTGCTCGCACCCGACATCGACGTCGACACCGAGGCGATGCGCCTGCACGCACTCGTCGACGGCGCGGCGATGCACGTCCTGCTCGGCGACACCGACACCCCGGAGACCGCCCAGCGCATGATCGCCGAGCACCTCCGCGCACTCGCCTGA
- a CDS encoding ANTAR domain-containing protein: protein MTAPSTQRSTTIQEITVSNDVLEAAPPAHSIPHRHPDGREVLATAKGILIATRGYGDAEAFDELLDVSRHHHVSVLRAAKSLVELATRRQTCPSVTTPAPSYALEFTEWTTLLAR, encoded by the coding sequence ATGACCGCGCCGAGCACTCAGCGAAGTACCACAATCCAGGAGATCACAGTGTCGAACGACGTACTCGAGGCAGCACCGCCTGCACATTCGATTCCGCACCGCCACCCCGACGGACGCGAGGTGCTCGCCACCGCGAAAGGCATCCTCATCGCCACCCGTGGGTACGGCGACGCCGAGGCATTCGATGAGCTGCTCGACGTCTCGCGCCATCACCACGTCAGCGTGTTGCGGGCGGCGAAGTCGTTGGTGGAATTGGCGACTCGGCGTCAGACGTGCCCATCCGTGACGACACCGGCACCGTCGTACGCTCTCGAGTTCACGGAATGGACGACGCTGCTGGCGCGGTGA
- the cobN gene encoding cobaltochelatase subunit CobN, with protein MILLLSTSDTDLLSARASGADYRWANPARLLVEEDLPGLLDGADLVVVRILGGKRAWEEGLDAVLASGLPVVVLGGEHAPDAELMECSTVAAGVSAEAHNYLAEGGADNLAQLHHFLSDTVLLTGHGFEAPVHLPSWGVAPFAPDADAGRPTIAVLYYRAQHLAGNTRYIEALCDAVEAAGGTPLPIFCASLRTAEPELLTTLRRADAMVVTVLAAGGTKPAGVSAGGDDEAWDVAALAALDVPILQGLCLTSSRESWEANDDGLSPLDVATQVAVPEFDGRLITVPFSFKEIDADGLSTYVPDAERASRVAGIAVRHARLRHIPAAERRIALMLSAYPTKHARIGNAVGLDTPASAIRLLTEMRAAGYDLGPADGPDSVPGLAARDGDALIHALIAAGGQDPDWLTAEQLEGNPIRISAARYREWFSALPAELREGVEEHWGPAPGELYVDRSQDPAGEIVIAAMQFGNLVLMVQPPRGFGEKPVAIYHDPDLPPSHHYLAAYRWIAADAAAGGFGADAVVHLGKHGNLEWLPGKTLGMSASCGTDAALGDLPLIYPFLVNDPGEGTQAKRRAHATLVDHLIPPMARAESYGDISRLEQLLDEHSNISALDPSKLPAIRQQIWTLMRAAKMDHDLGLEERPEEDVFDDMLLHVDGWLCEIKDVQIRDGLHVLGEAPRDDAEVELVLAMLRARQMWGGEQNVPGLREALGLSEDGDESRTRVDEIEQQAHALVQGMHDADWNPDAADTLTADATVAKILRFAATEVVPRLRETDNEIAQVLHALDGGFIAAGPSGSPLRGLINVLPTGRNFYSVDPKAVPSRLAWETGQAMAESLLDRYKSDHGEWPRSVGLSVWGTSAMRTSGDDIAEVFALLGVRPVWDEASRRVVNLEVIDLEELGRPRIDVTVRISGFFRDAFPHVLALLDDAVRLVAAVDEPAESNFVRAHAQADLAEHGDERRATTRIFGSKPGTYGAGLLQLIDSKSWRGDADLADVYTTWGGFAYGRGLDGAPAADDMRTAYRRITVAAKNTDTREHDIADADDYFQYHGGMVATVRALTGKSPEAYIGDSTRPESVRTRTLSEETSRVFRARVVNPRWLEAMRRHGYKGAFEMAATVDYLFGYDATTNVVADWMYEKLAESYVLDEQNRKFMEQSNPWALHGIAERLLEAAERDMWEHPEQQTLDGLRQVYLETEGELEGD; from the coding sequence GTGATCCTGCTGCTCTCCACCTCCGACACCGACCTGCTCAGCGCACGCGCCAGCGGGGCGGACTACCGCTGGGCAAACCCGGCACGGCTGCTGGTCGAGGAGGATCTGCCGGGACTGCTGGACGGCGCCGACCTGGTGGTGGTGCGCATCCTCGGCGGCAAGCGGGCCTGGGAAGAGGGACTCGACGCGGTCCTGGCCAGCGGACTGCCCGTGGTGGTTCTCGGCGGTGAGCACGCCCCGGACGCCGAGCTGATGGAGTGCTCGACGGTTGCGGCCGGTGTGTCGGCGGAGGCGCACAACTATCTCGCCGAGGGCGGCGCCGACAACCTCGCCCAGCTGCACCACTTCCTGTCGGACACCGTGCTGCTGACCGGTCACGGGTTCGAGGCGCCGGTCCACCTGCCGAGCTGGGGTGTCGCGCCGTTCGCACCCGACGCCGACGCGGGCCGCCCCACGATCGCCGTTCTCTACTACCGCGCCCAGCACCTGGCCGGGAACACCCGCTACATCGAGGCCCTGTGCGACGCCGTCGAGGCGGCGGGCGGCACTCCGCTGCCGATCTTCTGCGCGTCGCTGCGTACCGCCGAGCCGGAGTTGCTGACGACGCTGCGCCGCGCGGACGCGATGGTGGTCACCGTGCTCGCCGCCGGCGGCACCAAGCCGGCCGGCGTCTCGGCCGGGGGCGACGACGAGGCGTGGGACGTCGCCGCGCTGGCCGCGCTGGACGTGCCGATCCTGCAGGGGCTCTGCCTGACCAGCAGCCGGGAGTCGTGGGAGGCCAACGACGACGGGCTGTCCCCCCTCGACGTCGCCACCCAGGTCGCGGTCCCCGAGTTCGACGGCCGGCTGATCACGGTGCCGTTCTCGTTCAAGGAGATCGACGCCGACGGGCTGTCCACCTACGTTCCGGACGCCGAGCGCGCCTCCCGGGTCGCGGGCATCGCCGTCCGGCACGCCCGGCTCCGGCACATCCCCGCGGCCGAGCGCAGGATCGCCCTCATGCTGTCGGCGTACCCGACGAAGCACGCCCGCATCGGCAACGCCGTCGGCCTCGACACCCCGGCCAGCGCCATCCGGTTGCTCACCGAGATGCGGGCCGCCGGCTACGACCTGGGCCCCGCGGACGGGCCGGATTCCGTGCCCGGCCTCGCAGCCCGGGACGGCGACGCCTTGATCCATGCCCTCATCGCTGCCGGCGGCCAGGACCCGGACTGGCTGACCGCGGAGCAACTCGAGGGGAACCCGATCCGGATCTCCGCCGCCCGCTACCGCGAGTGGTTCTCCGCGCTGCCCGCGGAACTGCGCGAGGGCGTCGAGGAACACTGGGGACCCGCGCCGGGCGAACTGTACGTCGACCGCTCGCAGGACCCTGCGGGTGAAATCGTCATCGCCGCAATGCAGTTCGGTAACCTCGTCCTGATGGTGCAGCCGCCGCGCGGATTCGGGGAGAAGCCGGTCGCGATCTACCACGACCCGGACCTGCCGCCGAGTCACCACTACCTCGCCGCGTACCGATGGATTGCGGCGGACGCCGCGGCAGGCGGTTTCGGTGCCGACGCCGTCGTCCATCTCGGCAAGCACGGCAACCTCGAGTGGCTGCCCGGTAAGACGCTCGGCATGTCCGCGTCGTGCGGCACCGACGCCGCGCTCGGCGACCTGCCGCTGATCTACCCGTTCCTCGTCAACGACCCGGGGGAGGGCACACAGGCCAAGCGCCGCGCCCACGCGACGCTCGTCGATCACCTGATCCCGCCGATGGCCCGCGCCGAGAGCTACGGCGACATCTCGCGACTCGAGCAACTCCTCGACGAGCACTCGAACATCTCCGCACTGGACCCGTCCAAGCTGCCCGCGATTCGCCAGCAGATCTGGACGCTGATGCGTGCCGCCAAGATGGACCACGACCTCGGACTCGAGGAACGTCCCGAGGAGGACGTGTTCGACGACATGCTGCTGCACGTCGACGGCTGGCTGTGCGAGATCAAGGACGTCCAGATCCGCGACGGCCTCCACGTTCTCGGCGAGGCGCCGCGGGACGACGCCGAGGTCGAATTGGTGCTCGCCATGCTGCGCGCCCGGCAGATGTGGGGCGGCGAGCAGAACGTCCCCGGACTCCGCGAGGCCCTCGGCCTCAGCGAGGACGGCGACGAATCCCGCACCCGCGTGGACGAGATCGAGCAGCAGGCGCACGCGCTGGTGCAGGGCATGCACGACGCCGACTGGAACCCGGACGCCGCCGACACCCTCACGGCCGACGCCACGGTCGCGAAGATCCTGCGCTTCGCCGCCACCGAGGTGGTGCCCCGGCTGCGGGAGACGGACAACGAGATCGCACAGGTGCTGCACGCGCTGGACGGCGGTTTCATCGCCGCGGGGCCGAGCGGGTCGCCGCTGCGCGGCCTGATCAACGTGCTCCCCACGGGCCGGAACTTCTACTCCGTCGACCCGAAGGCTGTGCCGTCGCGGCTCGCCTGGGAGACCGGTCAGGCGATGGCTGAATCGTTGCTGGACCGCTACAAGTCCGATCACGGCGAGTGGCCGCGGTCGGTGGGCCTGTCCGTGTGGGGCACGTCCGCGATGCGCACCTCGGGCGACGACATCGCCGAGGTGTTCGCGCTCCTCGGCGTGCGCCCGGTGTGGGACGAGGCGAGCCGGCGCGTAGTGAACCTCGAGGTGATCGACCTCGAGGAACTGGGCCGGCCGCGCATCGACGTCACGGTCCGGATCAGCGGCTTCTTTCGTGATGCGTTCCCGCACGTCCTGGCACTGCTCGACGACGCCGTCCGGCTCGTCGCCGCGGTGGACGAACCCGCCGAAAGCAACTTCGTGCGCGCACATGCGCAGGCGGATCTCGCCGAGCACGGCGACGAACGGCGCGCGACCACCCGCATCTTCGGGTCGAAGCCGGGCACCTACGGGGCCGGGCTGCTGCAGCTCATCGACTCCAAGAGCTGGCGCGGCGACGCCGACCTCGCCGACGTGTACACCACGTGGGGTGGTTTCGCGTACGGCCGCGGACTCGACGGCGCCCCCGCCGCCGACGACATGCGGACCGCCTATCGTCGAATCACCGTGGCGGCCAAGAACACCGACACCCGCGAACACGACATCGCCGACGCCGACGACTACTTCCAGTACCACGGCGGCATGGTCGCGACCGTGCGGGCGCTCACCGGGAAGTCGCCCGAGGCGTACATCGGCGACAGCACCCGGCCCGAGTCGGTGCGCACCCGAACCCTGTCGGAGGAGACGTCCCGGGTGTTCCGCGCCCGCGTCGTGAACCCGCGGTGGCTCGAGGCGATGCGCCGCCACGGCTACAAGGGTGCGTTCGAGATGGCGGCCACCGTCGACTACCTGTTCGGATACGACGCCACCACCAACGTCGTCGCCGACTGGATGTACGAGAAGCTCGCGGAGTCGTACGTGCTGGACGAGCAGAACCGCAAGTTCATGGAGCAGTCCAATCCGTGGGCCCTGCACGGCATCGCCGAGCGACTCCTCGAGGCGGCCGAGCGGGACATGTGGGAGCACCCCGAGCAGCAGACCCTCGACGGCCTGCGGCAGGTGTACCTCGAAACCGAAGGCGAACTCGAAGGGGACTGA
- a CDS encoding dihydrofolate reductase family protein, which produces MPSETRHSEGRPYVVAHVAVALDGATTGFEPDVGRFYELAATWREDVTLVGADTIVAQEQALAAAPRPGPVGDGPLLAVVDSRGRVGDWVWDALRDAGHWSEVLALHAEATPPRGDGRSVHELVTGTERVDLAAALKILGRRAGVEVVRVDSGGALLGALLGAGLLDEVSLLVHPCLPGVRNNRLWHGTAPAAIRFDLIASRAFDDGVVWLRYQPVR; this is translated from the coding sequence ATGCCGTCAGAGACACGCCATTCGGAGGGGCGTCCCTATGTCGTCGCTCATGTTGCGGTCGCCCTGGACGGGGCCACGACGGGCTTTGAGCCGGATGTGGGCCGGTTCTACGAACTCGCCGCGACCTGGAGAGAAGACGTGACCCTGGTGGGGGCGGACACGATTGTGGCGCAGGAGCAGGCCTTGGCTGCCGCTCCCCGCCCCGGCCCGGTCGGAGACGGGCCGCTGCTGGCCGTTGTCGACAGCCGGGGACGCGTCGGAGACTGGGTGTGGGATGCGCTGCGGGACGCCGGACACTGGTCGGAGGTGCTCGCATTGCACGCCGAGGCCACACCGCCGCGCGGAGATGGCCGATCGGTGCACGAGTTGGTGACAGGTACCGAGCGTGTGGATCTGGCTGCTGCGCTGAAGATTCTCGGCAGGCGCGCCGGTGTGGAGGTCGTGCGGGTGGACAGTGGGGGTGCGCTGCTCGGCGCCCTGCTCGGCGCGGGGTTGCTGGATGAGGTGAGTTTGCTCGTCCACCCCTGTCTTCCCGGCGTGCGGAACAATCGTCTGTGGCACGGAACTGCACCAGCGGCGATCCGGTTCGACCTCATCGCGAGCCGTGCCTTCGACGACGGCGTCGTCTGGCTCCGCTATCAGCCCGTGCGATAA
- a CDS encoding FAD-dependent oxidoreductase: MNVPRRDAHAVVIGGSIAGLLASRVLADYFDTVTIFEKDHLVDSAEPRMGVPQGRHVHSIWKRGLSLMEESFPGLTSELIEGGSAEVEMTKDFAWYHRGVWKLRVPSGIFITCQTRPFLEWQIRRRVCQISNIDLVDHCHVKRFVTDATAQRITGVAVQSRRAGATEETVSADLVVDASGRGSRTPRWLEELGYGRPDMSVIDVDVGYATRFYARPPQEDCPWKALIVAPTPPDGTRLGVIFPVEGQRWIVMLGGWNGDHPPRDEDGLLEFARNLEAPDIYTFMREAEPLTPIAGYKFRANVRRHYERMRRFPGGLIVLGDSLCSFNPIYGQGMTTSALDAMTLRECLDRAVHRGESLDAMAHHFLKRVPRRLDAPWRLAAGEDMNWPGTQGDAPFGTPFMNWYFGRVHALAARDPQVLVRFVRVANMIDSPVRIFHPRVLAPVLTRSTRVAPSP; encoded by the coding sequence GTGAATGTTCCACGCCGGGACGCACACGCCGTCGTCATCGGCGGCAGCATCGCCGGCCTGCTCGCGTCCCGCGTCCTGGCGGACTACTTCGATACGGTCACGATATTCGAGAAGGATCACCTGGTCGACAGCGCCGAGCCTCGCATGGGAGTTCCCCAGGGTCGTCACGTCCACAGCATCTGGAAACGCGGCCTGAGCCTGATGGAGGAGTCCTTCCCCGGTCTCACCTCCGAACTTATCGAGGGAGGATCGGCAGAAGTCGAAATGACGAAAGACTTCGCCTGGTACCACCGCGGCGTGTGGAAGCTGCGGGTACCGAGCGGGATCTTCATCACCTGCCAGACCCGACCGTTCCTCGAATGGCAGATCCGTCGGCGGGTGTGCCAGATCTCCAACATCGATCTCGTCGATCATTGCCACGTCAAGAGATTCGTCACCGACGCCACGGCGCAGCGGATCACCGGGGTGGCGGTCCAGTCGCGCCGAGCCGGCGCCACCGAGGAGACTGTGTCCGCCGACCTGGTGGTCGATGCGAGCGGTCGCGGCTCCCGGACGCCGCGCTGGCTCGAGGAGTTGGGGTACGGCCGACCCGACATGTCGGTCATCGACGTCGACGTCGGCTACGCGACACGGTTCTATGCCCGACCGCCGCAAGAGGACTGCCCATGGAAGGCGCTGATCGTCGCGCCCACACCGCCGGACGGAACACGGTTGGGTGTCATCTTCCCGGTGGAGGGTCAGCGCTGGATCGTGATGCTCGGCGGCTGGAACGGTGATCACCCGCCGCGCGACGAGGACGGCCTTCTCGAGTTCGCGCGCAACCTCGAGGCGCCCGACATCTACACGTTCATGCGCGAGGCGGAGCCCCTGACACCGATCGCGGGGTACAAGTTCCGCGCCAACGTCCGCAGGCACTATGAACGGATGCGCCGTTTCCCGGGCGGTCTGATCGTGCTCGGCGACAGCCTGTGCAGCTTCAACCCGATCTACGGCCAGGGAATGACGACCAGCGCCCTCGATGCGATGACGTTGCGGGAATGTCTCGACCGGGCTGTCCACAGGGGTGAGAGTCTCGATGCGATGGCCCACCATTTCCTGAAGAGGGTGCCGAGAAGGCTCGACGCGCCGTGGAGGTTGGCCGCTGGGGAGGACATGAACTGGCCTGGAACACAGGGTGATGCGCCGTTCGGAACCCCCTTCATGAACTGGTACTTCGGACGGGTGCATGCGCTCGCCGCTCGTGATCCGCAGGTGCTGGTCCGATTCGTGCGTGTGGCGAACATGATCGATTCGCCGGTCCGGATCTTCCACCCCAGAGTCCTGGCGCCGGTCCTCACGCGATCGACGCGGGTCGCGCCGAGTCCGTGA
- the cobG gene encoding precorrin-3B synthase: MVDSRSRPDACPGALQVHQAADGALARVRLPGGVLTSTQLQTLAESARDLGNGEIELTSRGNAQLRAVRDPLEFARRLAGAGLLPSETHERVRNILVSPLTGRIGGLTDLRDLVGVLDRSLCGDAALADLPGRTLFTLDDGRGDVSALGGDFGVHAVSESEVALILAGRDSGVRIPTSDSAHVLVGAARAFLELRDRHWRLSEIADGVERTLSALTLAPTADPVRGFDEHRPPIGWLDQPDGNVTLGGGLAFGVLDARLAEFLAAVEKPVIVTPWKSVLLCDLDEWSAEQVVRVLAPMGLIFDENSPWLNVSACTGQPGCEKALADVRTDARDAVASGELPVEGRQHWSGCERCCGRPKGEVTDVVATETGYRVEER, from the coding sequence ATGGTCGACTCCCGTTCCCGCCCCGATGCATGCCCCGGCGCGTTGCAGGTCCACCAGGCGGCCGACGGGGCGCTCGCCCGGGTGCGCCTCCCCGGCGGGGTGCTGACCTCCACCCAGCTGCAGACCCTCGCGGAGTCGGCACGCGACCTCGGGAACGGCGAGATCGAACTCACGTCCCGCGGCAATGCGCAACTGCGGGCGGTCCGCGACCCGCTGGAGTTCGCCCGGCGCCTCGCCGGCGCGGGCCTGTTGCCGTCCGAGACGCACGAGCGGGTGCGCAACATCCTCGTCTCGCCGCTGACCGGCCGGATCGGCGGTCTCACCGACCTGCGCGATCTGGTCGGTGTCCTCGACCGGTCGTTGTGCGGCGACGCCGCGTTGGCGGACCTGCCCGGCCGCACCCTGTTCACCCTCGACGACGGGCGCGGCGACGTCTCGGCGCTCGGCGGCGATTTCGGGGTCCACGCGGTGAGCGAGTCCGAGGTCGCGCTGATCCTCGCCGGTCGCGACAGCGGCGTACGGATCCCGACGTCCGACTCGGCGCATGTGCTCGTGGGCGCCGCCCGGGCCTTCCTGGAGTTGCGCGATCGGCACTGGCGACTGTCCGAGATCGCGGACGGGGTCGAGCGGACACTGTCGGCGTTGACGCTCGCACCGACCGCCGACCCGGTCCGTGGGTTCGACGAGCACCGGCCGCCGATCGGGTGGCTCGACCAGCCGGACGGCAACGTGACCCTCGGCGGCGGTCTCGCGTTCGGCGTCCTCGACGCCCGGCTGGCGGAGTTCCTCGCCGCGGTCGAGAAGCCGGTGATCGTCACGCCGTGGAAATCGGTGCTGCTGTGCGATCTGGACGAGTGGTCCGCCGAGCAGGTGGTTCGGGTCCTCGCTCCGATGGGCCTGATCTTCGACGAGAACTCCCCGTGGCTGAACGTCAGCGCCTGCACCGGGCAACCCGGGTGCGAGAAGGCGCTCGCCGATGTGCGGACCGATGCGCGGGACGCCGTCGCGAGCGGCGAACTCCCGGTGGAGGGTCGACAACACTGGTCGGGCTGCGAGCGGTGCTGCGGCCGCCCCAAGGGCGAGGTCACGGACGTCGTCGCCACCGAGACGGGTTACCGGGTGGAGGAGCGGTGA